The proteins below come from a single Burkholderia contaminans genomic window:
- the metE gene encoding 5-methyltetrahydropteroyltriglutamate--homocysteine S-methyltransferase — translation MVTTHNLGFPRIGAKRELKFGLERYWKGESSRDELKALGAELRQRHWNDQRGLDLAPIGDFAFYDQVLDMSFTLGNLPKRVQGFHGDVLDNYFRVARGRSAQSADAHAACCGGVAAGEMTKWFDTNYHYIVPEFHADTNFSLDPSRLLQQLAEAQAQGVAAKPVILGPVTYLWLGKAKDDSDRLALLPKLLPVYGALLDTLTAQGVEWVQIDEPILVTELDAEWQQAFETAYAALETRRIKVLLATYFGQLQGNLALASSLSVDGLHVDAINARDEVAALVRELPASRVLSVGAINGRNIWKTDLNATLDWLEPLAKQLGDRLWLAPSCSLLHVPVDLASEEKLDAEIRSWLAFALQKLDELKVLATALNEGRDKVADALAANAAAIHSRRYSPRVNNPVVKAAIARIDAQLGNRVSPYTQRAPKQSARLNLPAFPTTTIGSFPQTGEIRQARSQFKAGALDEAGYRAAMRAEIERSVREQESLELDVLVHGEAERNDMVEYFGEQLDGYAFSQFGWVQSYGSRCVKPPILFGDISRPKAMTVEWITYAQSLTNKPIKGMLTGPVTILNWSFVRDDQPRSVSCYQLALAIREEVLDLEKAGVRVIQIDEAALREGLPLRRAQWDAYLKWAVESFRITANGVQDDTQIHTHMCYSEFNDIIASIADMDADVITIETSRSDMELLDAFDDFKYPNEIGPGVYDIHSPNIPTQEHIVGLMKKAAERIPAERLWVNPDCGLKTRQWAEVIPALTNMVAAAKTLRNPVQ, via the coding sequence ATGGTCACGACACACAACCTCGGTTTTCCGCGCATCGGCGCGAAGCGCGAACTCAAGTTCGGTCTCGAACGCTACTGGAAAGGTGAATCGTCGCGCGACGAGCTGAAGGCGCTTGGCGCCGAGTTGCGCCAGCGTCACTGGAACGATCAGCGCGGCCTGGACCTGGCGCCGATCGGCGACTTCGCGTTCTACGATCAGGTGCTGGACATGAGCTTCACGCTCGGCAACCTGCCGAAGCGCGTGCAGGGTTTCCACGGCGACGTGCTCGACAACTATTTCCGTGTCGCGCGCGGCCGTTCGGCGCAGTCGGCGGACGCGCATGCCGCGTGCTGCGGCGGCGTCGCGGCCGGTGAAATGACGAAGTGGTTCGACACGAACTACCACTACATCGTGCCGGAATTCCACGCGGACACGAACTTCTCGCTCGATCCGTCGCGTCTGCTCCAGCAACTGGCGGAAGCGCAGGCGCAGGGCGTGGCCGCGAAGCCGGTGATCCTCGGCCCCGTCACGTATCTGTGGCTCGGCAAGGCGAAGGACGATTCCGACCGCCTCGCGCTGCTGCCGAAGCTGCTGCCGGTGTACGGCGCGCTGCTCGACACGCTGACCGCGCAGGGCGTCGAATGGGTGCAGATCGACGAGCCGATCCTCGTCACCGAACTCGACGCCGAGTGGCAACAAGCCTTCGAGACCGCGTACGCCGCGCTCGAAACGCGTCGCATCAAGGTGCTGCTCGCGACGTACTTTGGCCAACTGCAGGGCAATCTGGCGCTCGCGAGTTCGCTGTCGGTCGACGGCCTGCATGTCGATGCGATCAACGCACGCGACGAAGTCGCCGCGCTGGTGCGTGAACTGCCGGCCTCGCGCGTGCTGTCGGTGGGTGCGATCAACGGCCGCAACATCTGGAAGACCGACCTGAACGCGACGCTCGACTGGCTCGAGCCGCTCGCGAAGCAACTGGGCGATCGCCTGTGGCTCGCGCCGTCGTGCTCGCTGCTGCACGTGCCGGTCGATCTCGCGAGCGAGGAGAAGCTCGATGCGGAAATCCGGTCATGGCTCGCGTTCGCGCTACAGAAGCTCGACGAGCTGAAGGTACTCGCGACCGCACTGAACGAAGGCCGCGACAAGGTGGCCGATGCGCTGGCCGCGAACGCCGCCGCGATTCATTCGCGTCGCTATTCGCCGCGCGTGAACAACCCGGTGGTGAAGGCCGCGATCGCCCGGATCGATGCGCAGCTCGGCAACCGCGTGAGCCCCTATACGCAGCGCGCGCCGAAGCAGTCGGCACGCCTGAACCTGCCCGCGTTCCCGACGACGACGATCGGCTCGTTCCCGCAGACCGGCGAAATCCGCCAGGCCCGCAGCCAGTTCAAGGCCGGCGCGCTGGATGAAGCCGGCTACCGCGCGGCGATGCGCGCCGAGATCGAGCGCAGCGTCCGCGAGCAGGAATCGCTCGAACTCGACGTGCTCGTGCACGGCGAAGCCGAGCGCAACGACATGGTCGAATACTTCGGCGAGCAGCTCGACGGCTACGCGTTCAGCCAGTTCGGCTGGGTGCAGTCGTACGGATCGCGCTGCGTGAAGCCGCCGATCCTGTTCGGCGACATCAGCCGCCCGAAGGCGATGACGGTCGAGTGGATCACGTACGCGCAGTCGCTGACGAACAAGCCGATAAAGGGCATGCTGACCGGCCCGGTGACGATCCTGAACTGGTCGTTCGTGCGCGACGACCAGCCGCGCTCGGTGTCGTGCTACCAGCTTGCGCTGGCGATCCGTGAAGAAGTGCTCGATCTCGAGAAGGCCGGCGTGCGCGTGATCCAGATCGACGAGGCGGCGCTGCGCGAAGGGCTGCCGCTGCGCCGCGCGCAGTGGGACGCGTACCTGAAGTGGGCGGTCGAATCGTTCCGCATCACCGCGAACGGCGTACAGGACGATACGCAGATCCACACGCACATGTGCTATTCGGAGTTCAACGACATCATCGCGTCGATCGCCGACATGGATGCGGACGTGATCACGATCGAGACGTCGCGCTCGGACATGGAGCTGCTCGATGCGTTCGACGACTTCAAGTATCCGAACGAAATCGGGCCAGGCGTGTACGACATTCATTCGCCGAACATCCCGACGCAGGAGCATATCGTCGGCCTGATGAAGAAGGCGGCTGAGCGGATTCCGGCGGAACGCCTGTGGGTGAACCCGGACTGCGGCCTGAAGACGCGCCAGTGGGCGGAAGTGATTCCGGCGCTGACGAACATGGTCGCCGCCGCGAAGACGCTGCGCAACCCGGTGCAGTAA
- a CDS encoding LysR family transcriptional regulator, which translates to MLERFHLVVIREVERQGSLTAAANALHLTQSALSHTVRKIEQQLGTPIWDREGRGLRLTQGGQYLLKLAHRLLPQFELAEERMKQYAKGERGTLRIGMECHPCYQWLLKVVSPYLSRWPDVDVDVKQRFQFGGIGALFGYDIDVLVTPDPLNKPGLRFDPVFDYEQVLVVADSHRFANADYVTPEQLTDEILITYPVETDRLDIYNQFLTPAGIVPRRHKSIETTDIMLQMVASGRGVAALPRWLADEYADRMPVVPVKLGKKGIAKQIFLGIRDADASVDYLAAFVALARESTWSAPRMLR; encoded by the coding sequence ATGCTGGAACGATTCCATCTCGTCGTCATTCGTGAGGTCGAGCGCCAGGGCTCGCTGACCGCGGCCGCAAATGCGCTGCACCTCACGCAATCGGCGCTCAGCCATACCGTCCGGAAAATCGAGCAGCAGCTCGGCACACCGATCTGGGATCGGGAGGGTCGCGGCCTGCGGCTCACGCAGGGCGGGCAGTATCTGCTGAAGCTGGCGCATCGGCTGCTGCCGCAGTTCGAGCTCGCCGAGGAGCGGATGAAGCAGTACGCAAAGGGCGAGCGCGGCACGCTGCGCATCGGGATGGAGTGCCACCCGTGCTACCAGTGGCTGCTGAAGGTCGTGTCGCCGTACCTGTCGCGCTGGCCCGACGTCGACGTCGACGTGAAGCAGCGCTTCCAGTTCGGCGGCATCGGCGCGCTGTTCGGCTATGACATCGACGTGCTCGTGACGCCCGATCCGCTGAACAAGCCGGGCCTGCGCTTCGATCCCGTGTTCGACTACGAGCAGGTGCTGGTGGTCGCCGATTCACACCGGTTCGCGAACGCCGACTATGTAACGCCCGAGCAGCTGACCGACGAGATCCTGATCACCTACCCGGTCGAAACCGACCGACTCGACATCTACAACCAGTTCCTGACGCCGGCCGGCATCGTGCCGAGGCGGCACAAGTCGATCGAAACGACCGACATCATGCTGCAGATGGTCGCGAGCGGGCGCGGCGTGGCCGCGCTGCCGAGATGGCTTGCCGACGAATACGCGGACCGGATGCCGGTCGTGCCGGTCAAGCTGGGCAAGAAGGGAATCGCGAAGCAGATCTTCCTCGGCATCCGCGACGCGGATGCGTCGGTCGACTATCTGGCCGCGTTCGTCGCGCTGGCGCGCGAATCGACGTGGAGCGCGCCACGCATGCTGCGCTAG